The following proteins are encoded in a genomic region of Nocardioides renjunii:
- a CDS encoding MmcQ/YjbR family DNA-binding protein — MALADRPLVPEEWVLRIDAVLGALPRCRQEPAWTGTRWRVGSATVAHVFGGEDQLFRITFRGEPDEVAAFEHMGEPYFRSGWGGNSIGMLLDDDTDWDELAELLTDSYCIQAPATLAEQVARPGG, encoded by the coding sequence GTGGCCCTCGCCGACCGTCCCCTCGTGCCCGAGGAGTGGGTGCTGCGGATCGACGCGGTCCTGGGCGCGCTGCCCCGGTGCCGCCAGGAGCCGGCATGGACCGGCACCCGGTGGCGCGTCGGGAGCGCGACGGTCGCCCACGTCTTCGGTGGCGAGGACCAGCTCTTCCGGATCACCTTCCGCGGCGAGCCCGACGAGGTGGCCGCCTTCGAGCACATGGGTGAGCCCTACTTCCGCTCCGGCTGGGGCGGCAACTCGATCGGCATGCTCCTCGACGACGACACCGACTGGGACGAGCTGGCCGAGCTGCTCACCGACTCCTACTGCATCCAGGCGCCCGCCACGCTCGCCGAGCAGGTCGCCCGCCCCGGCGGCTGA
- a CDS encoding acyl-CoA dehydrogenase family protein yields MSTFTESEERQELRRQVAKMAAGYGREWFVERARSGEKTTELWLDIARAGYLGVNLPEEYGGGGGGIGDVAAVCEELAAQGCPLLMMVVSPAICGTVIARYGTEEQKQRWLPGICDGTATMAFAITEPDAGTNSHNITTTARRDGDGWVLRGQKVYISGVDEAAHVLVVARAEDARTGRLKPCLFVVPTDAAGLDFTAIAMEIVSPEKQFQVFIDDVRLPADALVGDEDGGLVQLFAGLNPERIMAASFSTGLARHALEKASAYARERIVFQVPIGAHQAIAHPLATAHVENELARLMTQKASALVDAGDDLAAGEAANMAKYAAAEAAVHAVDAAVQTHGGNGITQEYGMAGMLVAARAGRIAPVSREMILNFVAMHSLGLPKSY; encoded by the coding sequence ATGAGCACGTTCACCGAGTCCGAGGAGCGCCAGGAGCTGCGCCGCCAGGTCGCCAAGATGGCGGCCGGCTACGGCCGCGAGTGGTTCGTCGAGCGCGCCCGCTCGGGCGAGAAGACCACCGAGCTGTGGCTCGACATCGCCCGCGCGGGCTACCTCGGCGTCAACCTCCCCGAGGAGTACGGCGGCGGGGGCGGCGGCATCGGCGACGTGGCCGCCGTGTGCGAGGAGCTCGCCGCGCAGGGCTGCCCGCTGCTGATGATGGTCGTCAGCCCGGCGATCTGCGGGACGGTCATCGCCCGCTACGGCACCGAGGAGCAGAAGCAGCGGTGGCTGCCCGGCATCTGCGACGGCACCGCGACGATGGCGTTCGCGATCACCGAGCCCGACGCCGGGACCAACTCCCACAACATCACCACCACCGCGCGCCGCGACGGCGACGGCTGGGTGCTCCGCGGGCAGAAGGTCTACATCTCCGGCGTCGACGAGGCCGCCCACGTCCTCGTGGTCGCCCGCGCCGAGGACGCGCGGACCGGCAGGCTCAAGCCGTGCCTGTTCGTGGTCCCGACCGACGCGGCGGGCCTCGACTTCACCGCCATCGCGATGGAGATCGTCAGCCCGGAGAAGCAGTTCCAGGTGTTCATCGACGACGTCCGGCTGCCGGCCGACGCGCTCGTCGGCGACGAGGACGGCGGGCTGGTCCAGCTCTTCGCCGGCCTCAACCCCGAGCGGATCATGGCGGCCTCGTTCTCGACCGGCCTCGCCCGGCACGCGCTGGAGAAGGCGTCGGCGTACGCCCGCGAGCGCATCGTCTTCCAGGTGCCCATCGGCGCCCACCAGGCCATCGCCCACCCGCTCGCCACGGCCCACGTGGAGAACGAGCTCGCCCGCCTGATGACGCAGAAGGCGTCCGCGCTCGTCGACGCCGGCGACGACCTCGCGGCCGGAGAGGCCGCCAACATGGCGAAGTACGCCGCCGCGGAGGCCGCCGTCCACGCGGTCGACGCGGCCGTGCAGACCCACGGCGGCAACGGGATCACGCAGGAGTACGGCATGGCCGGCATGCTCGTGGCCGCCCGCGCCGGGCGGATCGCCCCGGTGAGCCGGGAGATGATCCTCAACTTCGTCGCGATGCACAGCCTGGGGCTGCCGAAGTCCTACTGA